GACGAAACGTCCAGGTCGTGCATCCTCTTTTTCGGGCGACCGCTGCGACGATTTGCGCGAACCCGTACGCCGCACCCCATCCACAGGCCGGGCATGAGCATGGACCATGATTCGTTCGACGGGGCCGCAAGAAACGCATTCAGCCGCCGCTCGCTTTTAAAGATCCTGGGCGCCTCCGCCGCTGCCGCCTGCGCGGACCGGTTGTCGCCCCTCGCGCGCCTTGCCCGCGCCGACGCGCGCCCCAATATCATTTTCATTCTTGCCGACGATCATCGATGGGACGCCCTTGGGTGCATGGGCCATCCCTTCATCACGACGCCGCATCTCGACCGGCTTTCGCGCGAGGGGGTGCATTTCACCAACGCATTCACGACCACCTCCCTGTGCAGCCCGTCGCGCGCGAGCTTCCTCACGGGCCAATACGCCCACGCGCACGGCGTCCGGAACAACCTAACCCCCTGGCGGGACGAGAACGTCACCTTCATGGAACTATTAAAGAACGCGGGGTACGATACCGCCTTCATCGGGAAATGGCACATGCCGGGCGAAGGGCTGCCCAGGCTGCGCGGTGTGGACCGGTTCGTGTCGTTTACCATCCAGGCGGGCCAGGGCCGATATTTCGACTGCCCGCTCTATATCGACGGCGGGTATTCCGAGCGCCCGGGCACATACATCACAACCGACCTCACCGATCTCGCGATCGACTACGTATCCGCGCCCCGGCAGAACCCATTCTGCATGTACCTGTCACACAAGGCGGTCCACCAGCTTTTCCTGCCGCCTCCGGATCTCGATCACCTCTACGACAACGTGGACCTGAAGCTTCCCCCCGAGGCGGACAGCTGGGTCACCTACGTGCGCGGCATGGCCTTCGCCGGCACGGTCGGCGCGATGGAGGGCTATTACCGGAATTACTGCGAATGCGTGGTCGCGCTCGACCGCGAGGTGGGGCGGCTCCTGGACACGCTCGACCGGACCGGGCTTTCCCGGAATACCGTGGTCGTCTACGCGGGCGACAACGGCTTCTTCTGGGGCGAACACCGTCTCGCCGACAAGCGCTGGGCCTACGAGGA
Above is a genomic segment from Spirochaetota bacterium containing:
- a CDS encoding DUF4976 domain-containing protein → MSMDHDSFDGAARNAFSRRSLLKILGASAAAACADRLSPLARLARADARPNIIFILADDHRWDALGCMGHPFITTPHLDRLSREGVHFTNAFTTTSLCSPSRASFLTGQYAHAHGVRNNLTPWRDENVTFMELLKNAGYDTAFIGKWHMPGEGLPRLRGVDRFVSFTIQAGQGRYFDCPLYIDGGYSERPGTYITTDLTDLAIDYVSAPRQNPFCMYLSHKAVHQLFLPPPDLDHLYDNVDLKLPPEADSWVTYVRGMAFAGTVGAMEGYYRNYCECVVALDREVGRLLDTLDRTGLSRNTVVVYAGDNGFFWGEHRLADKRWAYEEAIRIPFIVRHPGLVPDPGRRATQMALNIDLAPTLLELAGVPVPANMEGRSLVPVLRSAAAPGRKAWLYENFKEFPYRVPEIRAVRTDSHIYMEYGSRRKPELYDVIADPREFNNLMDTAEGDRLLPALTAMLADLKEGREPL